The genomic window TTTACACTCTACACAGTAATTTTTTGACATAGGACAGTAGGCTAGAAACTTTTCTATTATATAAACTGTTAATATTCCTAAAGATAAAGGAAGAAAGAAGGTTTTATAATACCCTTTAACTAATAATATTAATGTAGCTACACCAAATATGAATCCTAATGATATGGCTTCAACTTCCTTTCTATATTTTAAGGATATAGAATAATAAGCTAAAACACTACCAATAAGCATAATAAAAAAACTAAGGATTGCTATATATATCACTACTAACATAAAAATCCCTCCAGATAATTTTTATTAATTAACATTAATAATTAATATTAATTTTATAGGGGGTATAATATGATTTTGTTAGATGAAAATACTAGGGCTATAGTTCAAGGGATCACTGGAAGACAGGGGAGCTTTCATACTAAAAAAATGTTAGAAGCTGGAACAAAAATTGTTGCAGGAGTAACTCCAGGAAAAGGAGGAAAAGAAGTTCATGGGGTAAAAGTTTATGATACTGTAAAAAGAGCTGTTGAAGAGCATGATGCTAATGCTTCAGTAGTTTTTGTTCCTGCACCACATGCTAAAGATGCAGTTTATGAGGCTATAGATGCGGGAATAGAATTAATAGTAGTTATAACAGAACACATCCCAATACACGATACAATGGAATTTGTTAATTATGCTGAAGAGCTTGGAGTAAAAATAATAGGACCAAACACTCCAGGGATAGCTTCACCTAGAGTGGGTAAATTAGGAATAATACCTATGGAAGTTTTAAAAGAAGGAGATATTGGTATAGTTTCAAGAAGTGGAACATTAACATATGAGATAGCAAATCAAATAAAAAACAGTGGTTTTGGAGTATCAACATGTGTAGGTATAGGGGGAGATCCTATAGTAGGATTAGGATTTAGAGAAATTTTAGAGATGTTTGAAAATGATTGTGAAACAGAGGTTGTAGTTTTGATAGGAGAAATTGGAGGGTCTGCTGAAGAGAGAGCTGCTGAATATATTAAAAAGATGAAAAAGCCAGTTATTGCCTATATAGCAGGTAAATCAGCTCCTAAAGGTAAAAGAATGGGACATGCTGGGGCAATAATAGAAGGGGAAAAGGGAACTGCTGAAAGCAAAATAAAAGCTTTGAAAAATGTAGGAGCTTATATAGCTAATAATATTTCAGATATACCAAAAATATTAATGGAAGTAAAAAAAGAAATATAAGAAAATGAAGTTTTAATATTTATATATCTACCAGAAGTTTTCCATCAAAAATCATTTCAGCATCTCCAATAATATAAACTCCATCATCTTTTATCTCTATTTCTAATTTTCCTCCATCTAAATGAGCAACAACTTTCTTTCCTGTTTTGCCTAATTTATTAGCTACAACAGCTGAAGCGGTAGCTCCTGTTCCACAGGCCATTGTATAGCCAACACCTCTTTCCCATGTTATTATCTTAATCTCATTATTATTTATTGTCTTAACAAAATGTACATTTATTCTCTCAGGGAAAAGATTATGGTGTTCTATTTCTTCTCCAATAATATTTAAATGCTTTCTAATAAATTCTTCATCTAAATTATTATCTTCTAAAAATACTATTAAATGTGGATTGCCTACACTTATAGCAGTAGCTTTAATTTCTTTTATATAAGGATTTTTTAATTTTAATGTTTTATTTATAAACTCCATATTGTAGCTTATTGGAATATCTTCTGGCTTAAATGAAGGTTTTCCCATGTAAACCTTAATTTTATCAGCTTTGTTATCTCCAAAAATCTCACAAATTCTTAATCCTGCCTTTGTTTCAACATACAGAGGATTTTTCTTTAAAATCCTCTCATAAACATATTTAGCAAAACATCTTATTCCATTTCCACACATTTCAGCTTCTGATCCATCAGCATTAAATATTCTAAATTTAACATCATATTTATCAGATTTTTGAATAAAAATTACACCATCAGCTCCAACATAAAATTTTCTTAAGCATATTTTCTTTACAAAATTTTTTTTCTTACTTTCTTCAATTTTCTCCTCATTAAACTCATCAATAACTATATAATCATTTCCTAAAGCCTGCATTTTTGTGAATTCCAAAATATCACCATTTTTATATTTAAATTGATAAATTTAACATTTAAAAATAAATAACAAAAATAAATATAAAATGGTGCCGAGGGGGGGATTCGAACCCCCGACCTCCCGGTTTCCCAGGCCCCCAGCCAAAGAGCTGGGGTATCCGTATGAGCCGGGCGCTATAACCAGCTAAGCCACCTCGGCACAGTAATTTTATTCATATATAGAAGTTATATATAAACTTTTCGACGTAAAATTTATATAAAGATATAATAATTATTTAATACACTATCTATACTGTGCGGGGGTCGCCAAGCCTGGCCAAAGGCGCCAGATTGAGGGTCTGGTCCCGTAGGGGTTCGCGGGTTCAAATCCCGTCCCCCGCACCATTTTTAAAATAAAAATTTTATAGCAAAAATATACAAAATTAATAAAATTAATCCATCAAATCTTGTTATTTTACTCTTTTTAGCAAATATGTATAATAAAATACTCATTATTAGTAATATAACCATTTGAATATTAGCTGTTGGCAAATAAGAGAAAAAACTACTTATAGCTAATGCTCCACCTATATCAGCTATATTACTACCAATAATATTTCCTAATATCATCCCTCCCAATCTTCTTTTAGCTGCAGCAATAGAAACCATTAGTTCAGGAACAGATGTTCCAAAGGCTACTAAGGAAAAGCCAATAATATAATCAGGAATATGTAATAAGAAAGCAATCATTTTAGCCCCATCAATAAATAACTTAGCCCCTATTAAAACTGAAATTAATCCTATAATCAAAAATATTAGTGAAATAACAATATTAATTTCCTCTTCTTCTTTTTTCTTTTCAATTTTATCATTTTTTAATACCCAAATTATATAAAAAATAAAAGTTAAAAATAGTATAGCACCATCTACACAATTGTATCCATCAACTCCAAGAATGAAAGTAAGAGCTACAAAAAATAAGTGAAACAATATATTTTTTATTTGATCTTTTTTAATAATTATTGGATAGACTATAGATGAGATGGCTAAAATTAGCCCTATATTACACACACATGAACCTATTGCATTTCCAACAGCTA from Methanocaldococcus villosus KIN24-T80 includes these protein-coding regions:
- the dapF gene encoding diaminopimelate epimerase, producing the protein MEFTKMQALGNDYIVIDEFNEEKIEESKKKNFVKKICLRKFYVGADGVIFIQKSDKYDVKFRIFNADGSEAEMCGNGIRCFAKYVYERILKKNPLYVETKAGLRICEIFGDNKADKIKVYMGKPSFKPEDIPISYNMEFINKTLKLKNPYIKEIKATAISVGNPHLIVFLEDNNLDEEFIRKHLNIIGEEIEHHNLFPERINVHFVKTINNNEIKIITWERGVGYTMACGTGATASAVVANKLGKTGKKVVAHLDGGKLEIEIKDDGVYIIGDAEMIFDGKLLVDI
- the sucD gene encoding succinate--CoA ligase subunit alpha is translated as MILLDENTRAIVQGITGRQGSFHTKKMLEAGTKIVAGVTPGKGGKEVHGVKVYDTVKRAVEEHDANASVVFVPAPHAKDAVYEAIDAGIELIVVITEHIPIHDTMEFVNYAEELGVKIIGPNTPGIASPRVGKLGIIPMEVLKEGDIGIVSRSGTLTYEIANQIKNSGFGVSTCVGIGGDPIVGLGFREILEMFENDCETEVVVLIGEIGGSAEERAAEYIKKMKKPVIAYIAGKSAPKGKRMGHAGAIIEGEKGTAESKIKALKNVGAYIANNISDIPKILMEVKKEI
- a CDS encoding calcium/sodium antiporter, with the translated sequence MLLGIIYFFIGLVLLYYGSDWFVVGGEKTAKFFNVSNFVIGATVIAFGTSVPEIVSSVYAALTKSSGIAVGNAIGSCVCNIGLILAISSIVYPIIIKKDQIKNILFHLFFVALTFILGVDGYNCVDGAILFLTFIFYIIWVLKNDKIEKKKEEEEINIVISLIFLIIGLISVLIGAKLFIDGAKMIAFLLHIPDYIIGFSLVAFGTSVPELMVSIAAAKRRLGGMILGNIIGSNIADIGGALAISSFFSYLPTANIQMVILLIMSILLYIFAKKSKITRFDGLILLILYIFAIKFLF